One Synechococcus sp. JA-2-3B'a(2-13) genomic window carries:
- a CDS encoding NAD(P)H-quinone oxidoreductase subunit F: MSLNGLVTTAWLIPLYALVAWAGALIWSPGITRRTGPRPAGYLNALLTLVAFLHSVGALVAIWDQPAQVIRLPWLQVGDLMLELPLQVSSVTLGACAVVTGLNLVAQIYGFGYMEMDWGWARFFSLLGLFEGGMCALALCDSLFFSYVILEILTLGTYLLVGFWFNQSLVVTGARDAFLTKRIGDLLLLMGVIAIYPLTGSWEFEDLAAWAEAVQAGSVTVDPTLLALVGLGLLAGPVGKCAQFPLHLWLDEAMEGPIPSTILRNAVVVGTGAWVLIRLQPLYELSPTVLKVMLTIGSLTAVGGSLVALAQIDAKRALSYLVSAYMGLIFVAVGTGHPQQAYGLLLTYAPAMALLVMALGMVIWNSITQDLRYLGGLWSRRPISGLCFLTGMAGIIALPPFGSFWVLTDLWQQLVQPGQGLWAAVVLVTNAVTALGLTRVFGLVWGGKPQQMSERSPEVHWPMMLPSTAMMGVTLHMPMILSALGLIPALEGIPVGVMTGSSLTGIALGAWLYLRPQRQPVDWAFLADWQDLLANDFYTPKLYRASVVFAVRIISEVTALFDRYVVDGLVNLTSLAVLAGGQVLKYTTSGQLQAYVLTIVVGVALLGWLIL; encoded by the coding sequence ATGAGCTTGAACGGGCTGGTCACAACTGCATGGCTGATTCCCCTCTACGCTTTGGTGGCGTGGGCGGGAGCGCTGATCTGGTCCCCAGGAATCACCCGGCGCACGGGACCACGTCCGGCAGGTTATTTGAATGCCCTGCTGACCTTAGTGGCTTTCCTTCACAGTGTGGGAGCGCTGGTGGCGATTTGGGATCAGCCGGCGCAGGTCATTCGGTTGCCTTGGCTGCAGGTGGGGGATCTAATGTTAGAGCTGCCGCTGCAGGTGTCATCGGTAACTCTGGGGGCCTGCGCTGTGGTGACGGGTCTGAACCTGGTGGCCCAGATCTACGGCTTTGGCTACATGGAAATGGACTGGGGCTGGGCGCGGTTTTTCTCCCTGCTGGGCCTGTTTGAGGGGGGGATGTGTGCCTTGGCTTTGTGCGACTCCCTCTTTTTCAGCTACGTGATCCTGGAGATTTTGACCCTGGGCACTTACCTGTTGGTGGGCTTTTGGTTCAACCAATCGCTGGTGGTGACGGGAGCGCGGGATGCTTTTTTAACCAAGCGCATCGGCGACCTGTTGCTCTTGATGGGGGTAATCGCCATCTATCCCCTGACCGGCTCCTGGGAGTTTGAGGATTTGGCGGCTTGGGCTGAGGCGGTGCAGGCAGGATCTGTCACTGTGGATCCCACCCTGCTGGCCCTGGTAGGGCTGGGGTTGCTGGCCGGCCCCGTAGGCAAGTGTGCCCAATTTCCTCTGCACCTGTGGCTGGATGAGGCGATGGAAGGGCCGATCCCCTCGACGATCTTGCGCAATGCGGTGGTGGTGGGCACAGGGGCCTGGGTGTTGATTCGCCTGCAACCCCTCTACGAGCTTTCCCCAACGGTGCTGAAGGTGATGCTGACTATCGGCAGCTTGACGGCGGTGGGGGGATCCCTAGTGGCCTTGGCCCAGATCGATGCCAAGCGGGCCCTGTCTTATCTGGTGAGCGCCTACATGGGCTTGATCTTTGTGGCGGTGGGCACCGGTCATCCCCAGCAAGCCTATGGGTTGCTGCTGACCTATGCGCCCGCGATGGCCCTGTTGGTGATGGCGCTGGGCATGGTGATCTGGAACAGCATTACCCAGGATCTGCGCTATCTAGGAGGCTTGTGGTCGCGGCGCCCTATCTCGGGGCTGTGCTTCTTGACCGGGATGGCTGGAATCATCGCTTTGCCTCCCTTCGGCTCCTTTTGGGTGCTGACGGATCTCTGGCAGCAGTTGGTGCAACCGGGGCAGGGGTTGTGGGCGGCAGTTGTGCTGGTTACCAATGCGGTGACGGCGCTGGGGCTAACGCGGGTATTTGGCCTTGTTTGGGGGGGCAAACCGCAGCAGATGAGCGAGCGCTCGCCAGAGGTGCATTGGCCGATGATGTTGCCCAGCACCGCCATGATGGGGGTAACGCTGCACATGCCCATGATCCTATCGGCACTAGGTCTGATTCCCGCTCTGGAAGGGATCCCTGTTGGGGTAATGACGGGCTCCAGCTTGACAGGCATTGCCTTGGGAGCCTGGCTGTATCTGCGTCCGCAGCGGCAGCCGGTGGACTGGGCCTTCTTGGCCGACTGGCAGGATTTGTTGGCCAACGACTTCTACACCCCCAAGCTCTACCGGGCCAGTGTGGTGTTTGCGGTACGCATCATCTCTGAGGTTACAGCCTTGTTCGACCGCTATGTGGTAGACGGCTTGGTAAATTTGACCAGCTTGGCGGTATTGGCGGGTGGACAGGTTTTGAAATACACCACCTCTGGCCAGTTGCAAGCCTACGTGCTGACGATTGTGGTGGGGGTGGCCCTGCTGGGCTGGCTGATTCTCTAG
- a CDS encoding NADH-quinone oxidoreductase subunit M: protein MLSALIVLPILGSLLLFLGLGGRKLAVALAGILLGISLLLFANFDLQAEGLQWVQRWDWIPAIGLSYSLGLDGFSLLMVALNGLLTLIAVLTAEPEVKRPNLLYGCILFMSGSVNGAFVAQNLLLFFLFYELVLIPIYLLISIWGSPKRDYAAIKFLIYTAVSAIFLLGAFLAIYWLGDPHSFELLEIRITSLSPVAQTLTLLALIVAFGIKMPLIPFHTWLPDAYGESSPPVAILLGGILSKLGTYGLFRFGLQLFPQAWADLGGILAWWGAIAVLSGALAAIAQKDIKRMVAYSSIGHMGYILLGMAAATPISLTGAMVQMVSHGLILALLFDLVGLVERKVGTRDLDVLNGLLNPLRGLPTVSALLILGGMASAGIPGLVGFVAEFLIFQGSYQDFPLPTLISICGTGLTAVYFVILLNRTCFGRLDNRTAYYPRVHGWERIPGLILTALIVWFGIQPMSLVKWPQPLAFTLSTQVAQAQTLILASAGDLAPITLSGADPGKRETPRN, encoded by the coding sequence ATGCTGAGTGCCTTGATTGTGTTGCCGATCTTGGGATCCCTGCTCCTGTTCTTAGGCTTGGGGGGGCGAAAGCTGGCGGTGGCCTTGGCCGGGATCCTGCTGGGGATCTCGCTGCTGCTGTTTGCCAACTTTGACCTGCAAGCGGAAGGGCTGCAGTGGGTGCAGCGGTGGGATTGGATCCCGGCAATTGGGCTGAGCTACTCCCTGGGCCTGGACGGGTTTTCCCTGCTGATGGTGGCTTTGAATGGGCTGCTCACGCTGATTGCGGTGCTGACAGCTGAGCCAGAGGTGAAGCGGCCCAACCTCTTATACGGCTGCATTTTGTTCATGAGCGGGTCGGTCAACGGGGCTTTTGTTGCCCAGAACCTGCTTTTGTTCTTCTTGTTTTACGAGCTGGTGCTGATCCCGATCTACCTGCTCATCTCCATTTGGGGCAGCCCCAAGCGGGATTATGCTGCCATCAAGTTTTTGATTTACACCGCCGTTTCCGCCATCTTTCTGTTGGGGGCCTTTTTGGCCATCTACTGGCTGGGGGATCCCCATAGCTTTGAGCTGCTGGAGATCCGCATCACCTCTCTCAGCCCTGTTGCCCAGACCTTGACGCTGTTGGCCTTGATCGTGGCTTTCGGCATTAAGATGCCGCTGATCCCCTTCCACACCTGGTTGCCTGATGCATACGGGGAGTCGTCGCCGCCAGTGGCCATCCTCCTGGGAGGGATCCTCTCCAAGTTAGGCACGTACGGTCTGTTTCGCTTTGGGCTGCAGTTGTTTCCCCAAGCTTGGGCCGACCTGGGCGGGATCCTAGCCTGGTGGGGAGCCATTGCCGTGTTGTCCGGGGCTTTGGCAGCCATCGCCCAAAAAGACATCAAGCGCATGGTGGCCTACAGCTCCATTGGCCACATGGGCTACATCTTGCTGGGCATGGCGGCAGCCACCCCCATTAGCCTGACCGGGGCGATGGTGCAGATGGTCTCCCATGGTCTCATCTTGGCGCTGCTGTTCGATTTGGTGGGCTTGGTGGAGCGCAAAGTGGGAACCCGCGATCTGGATGTGCTCAACGGCCTGCTCAACCCCTTGCGGGGCTTGCCCACGGTGAGTGCTCTGCTCATCTTGGGGGGGATGGCCAGCGCCGGGATCCCTGGCCTGGTGGGCTTTGTGGCGGAGTTTTTGATCTTCCAGGGCAGCTACCAAGATTTTCCTCTGCCCACTTTGATCAGCATCTGTGGCACCGGCTTGACGGCGGTGTACTTTGTGATTTTGCTGAACCGCACCTGCTTTGGCAGGTTGGACAACCGCACCGCCTACTACCCGCGCGTGCATGGCTGGGAGCGGATCCCGGGGCTTATTTTGACGGCCTTGATCGTTTGGTTTGGGATCCAGCCCATGAGCCTGGTGAAATGGCCACAACCCTTGGCGTTTACCCTATCCACCCAGGTGGCTCAAGCGCAAACGCTTATCCTGGCATCAGCCGGTGACCTTGCCCCCATCACCCTCTCTGGAGCCGATCCAGGCAAGCGGGAAACTCCCAGGAATTGA
- a CDS encoding CO2 hydration protein produces the protein MTTTLTTRKLPPSTHPFADVVHRLEAGGSMLPDTPENLMQIIGLYKAYAVPMDFYWRDLLYIAEQVFVDPLPFFKFIIPEEYLKLANHYAGDNADLRIWRGPATAHPELLEFMEKGELKRKLPRILHHLWHDRINMEFAEECMRAMLWHRDMGGLLDPYMDSEEYKQNADRAIRAYCQGNPLLMGLYKLFPDMFLELCRQATMYSVLGLFWEVMAPVFFEMSDLYDEGKITSVPEAMNFLVNGIFAIAGRPIYHRVRIRGEWYDIVPKSKGFTWLYEAAFPYVEAVFYRTSPFRGTKSYNAQANEVPTNQLDFHYGILYADKFPVGTAGIPPTLLHQDMYHFLPQYLVEYYRKHCRGEEDMLIQLGVSFQRSMYNVTSAVIQAGRAAFLYPLDDPNPRHLMMNRRYFEGQLNRFTRPEYGIREAARLAYIQDQNYR, from the coding sequence ATGACGACAACCCTTACAACCCGCAAGCTTCCCCCTTCTACCCACCCTTTTGCGGATGTAGTCCACCGCTTGGAGGCTGGGGGATCGATGCTGCCGGATACGCCGGAAAACCTGATGCAAATTATCGGCCTCTACAAAGCCTATGCGGTGCCGATGGACTTTTACTGGCGCGATCTGCTCTACATTGCCGAGCAGGTGTTTGTGGATCCCTTGCCCTTTTTTAAGTTCATCATTCCCGAAGAATATTTGAAGCTGGCCAACCACTACGCGGGGGATAATGCCGATTTGCGCATTTGGCGCGGCCCCGCTACGGCCCACCCGGAACTGCTGGAGTTCATGGAAAAAGGGGAGCTCAAGCGCAAGCTGCCGCGGATTTTGCATCACCTTTGGCATGACCGCATCAACATGGAATTTGCCGAAGAATGTATGCGGGCCATGCTCTGGCACCGGGATATGGGGGGCTTGCTGGATCCCTACATGGATTCCGAAGAATACAAGCAAAATGCCGACCGCGCCATCCGCGCCTATTGCCAGGGCAACCCCTTGTTGATGGGGCTATACAAGCTCTTCCCCGATATGTTTTTGGAGCTGTGCCGCCAGGCCACCATGTACTCGGTGTTGGGCCTGTTTTGGGAGGTGATGGCTCCGGTCTTTTTTGAGATGAGCGATCTCTACGATGAAGGCAAAATTACCAGCGTGCCGGAGGCGATGAACTTTCTGGTCAACGGGATCTTCGCCATTGCCGGACGACCCATCTACCATCGCGTGCGCATTCGGGGAGAATGGTACGATATTGTGCCCAAATCCAAGGGATTTACCTGGCTATATGAGGCCGCTTTCCCCTATGTAGAGGCCGTGTTTTATCGCACCTCTCCTTTCCGCGGCACCAAGTCCTACAACGCTCAGGCCAACGAAGTTCCCACCAACCAGTTGGACTTTCACTACGGGATCCTCTACGCCGATAAGTTTCCGGTGGGCACCGCCGGGATCCCGCCCACGCTCTTGCACCAGGATATGTACCACTTTTTGCCCCAGTATTTGGTGGAGTATTATCGCAAGCATTGCCGCGGCGAAGAGGACATGCTGATTCAATTGGGGGTTAGCTTCCAGCGCTCCATGTACAACGTCACCTCAGCCGTGATTCAGGCGGGAAGGGCCGCTTTCTTGTATCCCCTTGATGATCCAAATCCACGGCACTTGATGATGAACCGCCGTTATTTTGAGGGACAACTCAATCGCTTCACCCGACCGGAATATGGGATCCGGGAAGCAGCCCGCCTCGCCTACATTCAGGATCAGAATTATCGCTAG
- a CDS encoding fasciclin domain-containing protein encodes MPDIVDIAVSAEGFSTLVTAVKAANLVDTLKSPGPFTVFAPTDGAFAKLPPGTITTLVQNIPQLTRILCYHVVPGRLKKADLAKYQSVGSVEGSPIDLLIEGDVFEVNNATVIQADIEADNGIIHVIDTVILMRPHWFWPIMNSALAASARG; translated from the coding sequence ATGCCCGATATTGTCGATATTGCGGTCTCTGCTGAGGGTTTTTCCACCTTGGTAACTGCCGTTAAAGCGGCAAACCTGGTAGACACTCTCAAAAGCCCTGGCCCCTTTACCGTTTTTGCCCCCACCGATGGGGCTTTTGCCAAGCTGCCTCCTGGCACCATCACCACCCTGGTGCAAAATATCCCCCAACTGACTCGCATCCTGTGTTACCACGTGGTGCCCGGCCGCTTGAAAAAGGCAGATTTGGCCAAGTACCAAAGTGTGGGCTCGGTAGAGGGATCCCCCATCGACTTGTTGATCGAAGGGGACGTTTTCGAGGTCAATAACGCCACCGTTATCCAAGCGGACATCGAAGCCGATAACGGCATCATCCACGTCATTGACACCGTCATCCTGATGCGGCCCCACTGGTTCTGGCCGATCATGAACTCTGCTTTGGCCGCCTCGGCCAGAGGATAA
- a CDS encoding TldD/PmbA family protein produces MRDLLRDILRDCSGFVELRYHGKVFRSITAEKGRLERTAVRRRSGVGVRVLEAGTWGFAATGDPSPAAIREAIAEARRAAQASADYRKQKLGSLPSVRLAQGEFCEPGVEEVLNKPLEAKIQLALETEAQARQASRQISSASCTYNEIYEEKAIVTTDGADVAFRLVRPELRVQAVAEAAGQLSSGSEAIGVTGGWDCLFRSDPLQMAEKAAATAVDLLSAGYAEGGWATVILSPSIVGLLVHEAIGHTVEADFVLAGSVAAGKLGQRVASDLVTLKDSGHSEFMPGAGGTLPVDDEGVPTQSTTIIQNGILVSYLHNRETAAHFGVEPTGNARAWEYADEPLIRMRNTFIEPGSQTLEEIIASTPDGYFLDGARNGQADSTGEFMFGVERAYRIRDGKLAELLRGVTITGNAFEVLQSVDAVSRDFLWDLGSGHCGKGQPAKVDAGGPYIRCRAIVGGQQPV; encoded by the coding sequence ATGCGAGACCTTCTGCGCGACATCCTTCGGGACTGCTCTGGCTTTGTGGAACTGCGCTACCACGGCAAGGTGTTTCGCAGCATCACTGCCGAGAAGGGCCGCCTTGAGCGCACCGCGGTTCGTCGCCGTTCCGGAGTGGGGGTGCGGGTGTTGGAGGCCGGCACTTGGGGCTTTGCTGCCACCGGGGATCCCTCGCCGGCTGCCATTCGGGAGGCCATCGCTGAAGCTCGCCGTGCCGCCCAAGCCAGCGCCGACTACCGCAAGCAAAAGCTGGGATCCCTGCCCAGTGTGCGGCTGGCCCAAGGGGAGTTCTGCGAGCCCGGTGTGGAGGAGGTGTTGAACAAACCGCTGGAGGCGAAGATCCAGTTGGCTTTGGAAACCGAGGCGCAGGCCCGGCAGGCCTCTCGCCAAATTAGCTCCGCCAGTTGCACCTACAACGAGATCTACGAGGAAAAAGCCATTGTCACCACCGATGGGGCGGATGTGGCCTTTCGTCTGGTGCGCCCCGAGCTGCGAGTTCAGGCGGTGGCCGAAGCTGCCGGCCAGCTCAGCAGTGGCTCCGAGGCCATTGGGGTAACGGGGGGATGGGATTGCCTGTTCCGCTCGGATCCCTTGCAGATGGCGGAAAAGGCGGCTGCTACCGCTGTTGACTTGTTGTCCGCAGGCTACGCGGAAGGGGGATGGGCCACGGTTATTCTGTCGCCTTCCATCGTGGGGCTATTGGTGCACGAGGCCATTGGCCACACTGTCGAAGCGGATTTTGTCCTGGCGGGTTCTGTGGCTGCCGGCAAGCTGGGGCAGCGGGTGGCCAGCGACTTGGTTACTCTCAAAGACTCCGGCCATTCGGAGTTTATGCCAGGGGCAGGGGGAACCCTTCCTGTGGACGACGAGGGCGTTCCTACCCAAAGCACCACCATCATCCAAAACGGCATTCTGGTCAGCTATCTCCACAACCGCGAAACTGCCGCCCACTTTGGGGTGGAGCCCACCGGCAATGCCCGCGCCTGGGAATACGCCGATGAGCCTTTGATCCGCATGCGCAACACCTTCATCGAGCCCGGATCCCAAACGCTAGAGGAAATCATCGCCAGCACTCCCGATGGCTACTTCCTGGATGGGGCCAGGAACGGGCAGGCGGACTCCACCGGCGAGTTTATGTTTGGGGTAGAGCGGGCCTACCGCATTCGCGATGGCAAGCTGGCGGAGTTGCTGCGCGGTGTCACCATCACCGGCAATGCTTTTGAGGTGCTGCAATCGGTGGATGCCGTCTCGCGGGACTTCCTGTGGGACTTGGGATCCGGCCATTGTGGCAAGGGTCAACCGGCCAAGGTGGATGCAGGCGGCCCCTACATTCGCTGTCGGGCCATTGTGGGCGGACAGCAACCTGTGTAG
- the leuS gene encoding leucine--tRNA ligase, which produces MSKCFYLPAYALFSQEHRTVDARYNPQAIESKWQAHWREIGLDRTPELKDGSRKFYALSMFPYPSGNLHMGHVRNYTITDVIARHKRMQGYAVLHPMGWDAFGLPAENAAIDRGIPPAKWTYQNIAQMREQLQRLGLSYDWEREITTCAPDYYKWTQWLFLQFFKAGLAYQKEAPVNWDPVDQTVLANEQVDAEGRSWRSGALVEKRMLKQWFFKITAYADQLLADLEKLSGWPERVRTMQENWIGQSVGAKVIFKTEAGDELAVFTTRPDTLWGATFMVMSPEHPLVDKLTTAEQLQAVRAYQAQAAARSEIERSAEDREKTGVWTGSYAINPVNQERIPIWIADYVLMGYGTGAIMAVPAHDQRDFEFARKFGLPIKRVVQPPEGSLSSTDRASGTESSELQAAWTGEGVMINSGPLDGIPVGKGPGQSVERAIAWLEAQGLGEKQINYRLRDWLISRQRYWGCPIPVIHCPHCGIVPVPEKDLPVLLPEDVELTGRGGSPLAQLEDWVKVKCPTCGAEARRETDTMDTFICSSWYFLRFSDARNDREIFRKDRVNAWLPVDQYVGGIEHAILHLLYSRFFTKVLRDRGLLDFDEPFLRLLTQGMVQGRTYYNPNKSGKDRWIPAALVKDPDNPTDPETGEPLEVIYATMSKSKGNGVDPEEVLAHYGADTARMFILFKAPPEKDLEWDDADVEGQFRFLNRVWRQVYEFVVRGGGTESWRGRVSELLPAKVEVGSLTKAEKDLRRAIHTAIKEVSEDLENDYQFNTAIAELMKLSNALGEAGIPDSPVYAEGIRTLVLLMAPFAPHIAEELWQALGGADSVHRQSWPSYDPAALVADTVTIVIQVNGKLRGSFEAPAEVTPEEQEQLALRSEAAQKYLEGATPKKVVVVPKKLVNFVL; this is translated from the coding sequence ATGTCAAAATGCTTCTATCTCCCAGCGTATGCGCTTTTTTCCCAGGAGCATCGAACCGTGGACGCGCGCTACAATCCCCAGGCCATCGAGAGCAAGTGGCAAGCCCACTGGCGTGAAATCGGGCTGGATCGCACCCCAGAGCTGAAGGACGGGAGCCGCAAATTTTATGCTCTGTCCATGTTCCCCTATCCCAGCGGCAACCTGCACATGGGGCATGTGCGCAATTACACCATCACCGATGTAATTGCCCGCCACAAACGAATGCAGGGATACGCGGTGTTGCACCCGATGGGCTGGGATGCCTTTGGCCTGCCGGCGGAGAATGCCGCCATCGACCGGGGGATCCCACCGGCCAAGTGGACCTACCAAAACATTGCCCAGATGCGGGAGCAACTGCAGCGGCTGGGGCTCTCCTACGACTGGGAGCGGGAGATCACCACCTGCGCCCCCGACTACTACAAGTGGACGCAGTGGCTCTTCCTGCAATTTTTCAAGGCCGGCCTGGCCTACCAGAAGGAAGCGCCAGTGAACTGGGATCCGGTGGATCAGACGGTGTTGGCCAACGAGCAGGTGGATGCGGAGGGGCGTTCCTGGAGATCCGGCGCCCTGGTGGAAAAGCGCATGCTCAAGCAGTGGTTTTTCAAAATCACCGCCTATGCCGACCAACTGCTGGCGGATCTGGAAAAGCTCTCCGGCTGGCCGGAGCGGGTGCGCACCATGCAGGAGAATTGGATTGGCCAATCGGTGGGGGCTAAGGTGATTTTCAAAACCGAGGCGGGGGACGAGCTGGCAGTGTTCACCACCCGGCCCGATACCCTCTGGGGGGCCACCTTCATGGTGATGTCGCCGGAGCACCCCTTGGTGGACAAGCTCACCACTGCCGAGCAACTGCAGGCCGTCAGAGCCTATCAAGCCCAGGCCGCTGCCCGCAGCGAGATCGAGCGCAGCGCTGAAGACCGGGAAAAGACAGGGGTTTGGACGGGATCCTACGCCATCAACCCCGTCAACCAAGAGCGAATCCCCATCTGGATTGCCGACTATGTGCTGATGGGCTACGGTACGGGGGCCATTATGGCCGTGCCTGCCCACGACCAGCGGGATTTCGAGTTTGCCCGCAAGTTCGGCCTGCCCATCAAGCGGGTGGTGCAGCCGCCGGAGGGTTCCTTATCCTCGACGGATCGCGCCAGCGGGACGGAGTCCTCAGAACTGCAGGCTGCCTGGACGGGGGAAGGGGTGATGATCAACTCTGGCCCCCTAGACGGGATCCCGGTGGGCAAAGGCCCAGGGCAAAGCGTGGAAAGAGCCATCGCCTGGCTGGAAGCCCAGGGGCTGGGGGAAAAGCAGATCAACTACCGCCTGCGGGATTGGCTGATCTCGCGGCAGCGCTACTGGGGTTGTCCCATCCCGGTGATCCATTGTCCCCACTGTGGCATTGTGCCGGTGCCGGAGAAGGATCTGCCGGTGCTCTTGCCGGAGGATGTGGAGCTGACGGGGCGAGGGGGATCCCCGTTGGCCCAGTTGGAGGACTGGGTGAAGGTGAAGTGCCCCACCTGTGGCGCGGAGGCTCGCCGGGAAACCGATACCATGGACACCTTCATCTGCTCGTCGTGGTACTTCCTGCGCTTTAGCGATGCCCGCAACGACCGAGAGATCTTCCGCAAAGACCGGGTGAACGCCTGGCTGCCGGTGGATCAGTACGTGGGCGGCATCGAGCACGCCATCCTGCACCTGCTCTATTCCCGCTTTTTTACCAAGGTGTTGCGGGATCGGGGGCTGCTGGATTTTGACGAGCCGTTCCTGCGTCTGCTCACCCAGGGGATGGTGCAAGGGCGCACTTACTACAACCCCAACAAGTCCGGCAAGGATCGCTGGATCCCGGCAGCTCTGGTGAAGGATCCCGACAACCCCACAGATCCGGAGACCGGCGAACCCCTGGAAGTGATCTATGCCACCATGTCCAAATCCAAGGGCAACGGCGTGGATCCCGAGGAGGTGCTGGCCCACTACGGGGCGGATACGGCCCGCATGTTTATCCTCTTCAAGGCCCCGCCGGAGAAGGATCTGGAGTGGGACGATGCCGATGTGGAGGGGCAATTTCGCTTTCTCAACCGCGTCTGGCGGCAGGTGTACGAGTTTGTCGTTCGCGGTGGCGGGACGGAGTCCTGGCGGGGCAGGGTCTCAGAGCTGTTGCCGGCCAAGGTCGAGGTGGGATCCCTGACCAAGGCGGAAAAAGATCTGCGCCGGGCCATCCACACCGCCATCAAGGAAGTCAGCGAAGATCTGGAAAACGATTATCAATTCAACACCGCCATTGCCGAGCTGATGAAGCTGAGCAATGCTCTGGGGGAGGCCGGGATCCCGGATTCGCCGGTCTATGCAGAGGGGATCCGCACGCTGGTGTTGCTGATGGCGCCTTTTGCCCCCCATATTGCGGAGGAGCTGTGGCAGGCGCTGGGGGGCGCAGACTCGGTGCATCGGCAGTCTTGGCCCAGCTATGACCCGGCAGCGCTGGTGGCCGACACGGTGACCATTGTGATTCAGGTGAACGGCAAATTGCGCGGCTCGTTTGAGGCCCCTGCCGAGGTAACGCCGGAGGAGCAGGAACAGTTGGCCCTTCGGTCAGAAGCAGCGCAGAAATACCTGGAGGGGGCAACACCCAAAAAAGTGGTGGTGGTGCCGAAAAAGCTGGTTAACTTTGTCCTCTAA
- a CDS encoding ferredoxin--NADP(+) reductase: protein MVASAEKREVVVNLYRPNAPLIGHCVETYSIVGEGAPGLTKHIVLSLPDPNYRYLEGQSVGIIPPGEDAKGKPHKPRLYSIASTRFGDDGEGRTVSLSVKRAEYVDRETGQPGVGVCSGFLTDLKAGDEVMITGPSGKTFLLPEDENANLILIATGTGIAPFRAFIKHLFEEDPNYQGKIWLFFGVPTTSTLLYHGDLEAWKAQYGDRFRVDYAISREQQTPDGKKMYVQNRMAEYGAELWEMLQQPNTYTYICGLKGMEDGINNVMGPLAEQAGQDWSKFQKELKKADRWHEETY from the coding sequence ATGGTTGCCAGCGCAGAAAAGCGAGAGGTTGTCGTCAATCTGTATCGTCCCAACGCACCGTTGATCGGCCACTGCGTGGAGACCTACTCCATTGTCGGTGAAGGAGCACCCGGACTGACTAAGCACATTGTGCTCAGCTTGCCGGATCCCAACTACCGCTACCTAGAAGGGCAAAGCGTTGGCATTATCCCTCCTGGCGAAGATGCCAAGGGCAAGCCCCACAAGCCCCGCCTCTACTCGATTGCTTCCACCCGCTTTGGCGATGATGGCGAGGGGCGCACCGTCTCTTTGAGCGTGAAGCGGGCCGAATATGTCGATAGAGAGACAGGCCAGCCGGGGGTGGGGGTCTGCTCCGGCTTCCTCACCGATTTGAAGGCAGGCGACGAGGTGATGATCACGGGGCCATCGGGGAAAACCTTCCTACTGCCCGAAGATGAGAATGCCAACCTGATCTTGATCGCCACCGGCACCGGCATTGCCCCTTTTCGCGCTTTCATCAAGCACCTGTTTGAGGAGGATCCCAACTATCAGGGCAAGATCTGGCTGTTCTTTGGGGTGCCCACCACCTCCACCTTGCTCTACCACGGGGATCTGGAGGCCTGGAAAGCCCAGTACGGGGATCGCTTCCGCGTCGATTACGCCATCAGCCGCGAGCAACAAACCCCCGATGGCAAGAAAATGTACGTGCAAAACCGCATGGCCGAGTACGGCGCCGAGCTGTGGGAGATGCTGCAACAGCCCAACACCTACACCTACATCTGCGGCCTCAAGGGGATGGAGGACGGGATCAACAACGTCATGGGGCCTTTGGCGGAACAAGCCGGTCAGGATTGGAGCAAGTTCCAGAAGGAACTGAAGAAAGCAGACAGGTGGCACGAAGAAACCTACTGA